The DNA window CCTGTGTGGCGTGTAGGTCCTGCCGGGTGAACGTCCACTTGCTAGCTCAGCAAACACTCCTGCGTCACCCGCCCCCCCACGCCTGCCCTCCCTGAGGATATCCGGGGCCTGGGCATACTCCTGCCCAGCCCTCAGGGTCAGCATGGGGCTCGGGGCTGGAGGGGAGACCCTGGGGGGCAGCCAGGTCTGTGGCAGAAACGAGCCCGACTCCCACGTCCTGGGCACCCGGGAGGAGCTGTGTGTGCAGAGACCACGCCTTACGCAGCAGTCCGGATGAAATCCATGCGGTGTGCCAGACTCTGGGCTGCAGGGAAAGGCTCGTCTCGGCTGCTGGCGGGAGGGACCTGGGCTGATGGCCTCCAGTGGGAGAAGACAAAACTCGAAGAAGCTTACCCCCTTTCAGAGATGTCCCCACCCCTGTGAGTTTCAGGGAGAACACTCCATGGGGGCTCTGTGCTTGTGGGGGCGGGGCTCCGTCCCTGGGCTGGGGCTTATGACCCAGGCCTGCTTGTCTCTAACGACTGGTTTTCCAAGTATAGCTTCAGTATTTGATACACACAAAAGCCGATGTGATGCGTGCCAGTTCCAATATCGTTCCCAGGATGGATTTCCGGGTGCTTTAATGCCACTTCTCCAGCTCAGGGAGGGGCTGCGTTTTCTGTTTTAGAACCACAGCCTTTACAAGCAAGTTGGCCAAGAGACAGCCGATGACAGTGCAGCTCTGACGGAACCGAGGGTGGACGCAAGGACCGGGCTGCTTGGAGAGCTGGGAACGGCCAGTCTTTTCTCCTCGGCTGCGGAAGGGGACGCCCAACTCGCTGCTGAGCCGGGCTGCAGATGCTGCTCAGACAACGGGCTGCAAGGGCAGCACacgctctgcctctgcccctctgctgggGCAATTCGGGGGAGGGgtgctccctggaggaggtgtcCTGCAGGCTGCCGGTAAGAAGGCTGTAGAGGAGTAGAATTGAagccttccaggcagagggagttgTGGGAGGAGGTGGGTCGGATGTGGGGTAGGGATGCCTGTGAAGTTTGGGGGTTCGTGTGGGGGCCAGACAAAGGCCTCGAGCATTGCAGGAGAGGCCGGGGGCCCCGGAGCTTTGAGAGCAGGTGCGTGACCTTGGCAGACAGGGCTCCTGGAGCTGTGCTCAGCAGAGCTCCAATGCTAGAAGGGGTGCAGTCCCCCTGGGGCACTGGATTGGGGTGTGGCCCAGAGGCTCCAGGCCTTCCGGTTCAACAGGACAAGGTCCAAGGTGTTCCCTAGCCTGTCCCAGCTTTATGGCACGGAGGTGGGGGACTGAGTGGGACTGGACAAAGTGTCCGTCTACGCAGGGAGAGGAACCGGGAGCGGGAGTCCCTGCTACCCACCacacctctctgagtctcagtttcccctgaCATCTCTTAGTGAGGGGCAGGCCTGCTGATGAAAACATCACATCAAGAAGAAGCCTCATGGTGTGCGTCTGGAAGAGAGGCGGAGCGTGTGCCCGCAGGGGCCCGGGGGACAGGCTTTGGGTCTGGCCATGGCgagctgggaggggagggcagtaGCGGGAGTGGAGCACCCACAAATATCAGACACTCGGGGGCAGACGGGCGAGTCAGTACAGGAGTGGGATCCAGGTGTGGCTGGATCCAGGAGCTCAAACATTCCCAGTGCCCCAAGCCAGGGTGGGTCAGGGTCCTATTTTCCAAGGTAATTGCCAAGGCTCAGATCAGGATTTCAGGTCTAGGGCAGTTTGGGTCATATGTCCATCCCTGAGCCAATCACAGAGGCCAGAGGGTAGAGCGCTCTGATTGGCGAGGCCGGCCCATTCACCCATCCCGGAACCAATCACAGAGCCCCTTGACCAGGACTTTGCCCTTGAAGAGACTGGAAATCGAGCCTCTCCCCAAGAGAAGTTCTGTCGCCTGACCTGTTGGCCctgttcccttctccttcctcagtGAGCCGGGAGCACCTCCGCCCCTGGGAGCCTCAGGGAGCTGAGACCCCCAGGACATGGACCGAGTGACCAGATACCCCATCTTCAGCATCGCTCGCTCACCTCGCCTGGCTGGCTTGGACCCCGGTGGGGACACCAGCTATACGTCTGAGGTGGTGGATGTGGGGCCAGAGGCCAGCGGCTGGAGCCAGGACAAGCCACAGGCGTGGCCCACAGAGGCTCGCCTGAATGCAGCCAGGACGGGGGCGTCCTCTAGCCCACGCGCCTTCGCTGGCCGGTCATCCCCGTGGACGCTCTGGCAGGAGGGTCACAAGGATGAGGAAGCGAAGGCCTGCCACCTGGACGCCAGGGACGCCCAGCCTCGGCGGCCAGGGGACCTGGAGCAGGAACGCTGGGTGGTCATCCAGGGCCAGGCCCTCAGGAAGAGCAGCACGGTGGCCACGCTCCATGGAGCCCCTGGCCCCCCGgaccccagcagcccccaggcaCAGCCTGGGCCCCCGGAGGAGAGCGCCGTGGACAGGGAGCAGATTGACTTCCTGGCGGCGAGGCGGCAGTTTCTGAGCCTAGAGCAGGCCTGCACCGGGGGCCCTCTGCACCCTGTGGCTCCCGTGGCTCCCGCTCGTGCTCCACCTGGCGGCGGTCAGGCCCCCAGGGCCTCAACTGGGCCGCTCCGGGGCAGCTTGTGTGCTGTCCCGCCGCACCCCCAGGAGAGGGAGGTGCTCCCGCCAGAGAAGAGGGTCGGGGGCCTTCCGGCTGCATCTGGCGTCCAGCCTGCGCATGACGCAGCCTCCCTGGCCCAGGCGGGGTCCCCGCAGCTCCCCAAGGAGACCCCCATCGAGCGGGAGATCCGGCTAGCCCAGGAGCGGGAAGCGGACCTGCGAGAGCAGAGGGGGCTGCAGCGGGCAAGCAGCCAGCAGGAGCTGGTGGAGATCCCCACGCGGCCGCTGCTGCTGACCTCGGTGAACCTGACCGCGGCGCCACGGCGGGAGCGAGGGCGCCCGTCCCTCTACGTGCAGCGGGACTTGGCGCAGCGGACGCGGCGGGAGGAGGACCACCGGCGGCGGGAGGTGTCGGCGCCCATGCAGTCTGGGCTCCGGCGAGCCTTCAGCTCGGACTCCATCCTGGACCTGGCCTCGGCCGGCGGCGCGGCTGACCCCGGCCCCCGGGTGAGGAAGGTGAACCGCATCCCGGCGGACGCCTACGAGCCGTTCCTGCGCGCTGGCAGCCGGGGCGTCCCCGCCGTCCAGGCGCGCGCCCAGCCCCGCGGTTTCTCTGCGGACGAGGCCGGGGCTGCGGGCTCCGTCGGGGCCGCGGGGTCTCCGAGGCGGCCCTTGGAGGCCCCTGGAACCGCCCTCGGCACGCAGCGCGAGTACCCACGGGCCCCCCAGGGGCGCGGGCTAGCGCCCGGGGGTGTCGTCCGCTGGGAGTATTTCCACCTGAGCCCGCTGCGGTTCCGGGTCCCGGATGTGCCCCCGCGGGCCGAGGGTCCCGGTGGCCGAGGCTGGGAGGCGGGGGACACCCCAGCGCCGGGGCGGCCAAGGCCCCCGTCGTCTGAGCTGCTGGAGCGGGAGGTGGAGAGCGTCCTGCGGCGCGagcgggaggcggcggcggagcGGCGCACTGCCCTGTTCCCCGAGGTGTTCTCCCCGCCCCCCGTCCACGACGACGACCAGGACTCCGGGAGCTCCTCCGCGGCCTCGGGTGAGGACGGCGGCGCGGGCAGCGGCGGCTCTGCTCCGGCCTGGGAGGCTGGAGGGCGCGCGTGGGCGCGTCAGGAGGGGCGCGGCGTGGGGAGTCCCGGGGGCGGGGtcccgtcccctcccccagcccactcTGCGTGCTGGTGGGCGCCGACGCCCTGGACTCCGCACGGAGACCCCAGCTTTGCCGGGGGTCTGGGCTTGTCAGCGTGGATGCGGGTCTCTCGGTGCGGACGGTCTGCGGACGCCGTGCCTCTGGGTCGCGGTCTGTGTTCGCGGGGCAGGGGGCCTGTCTGTCCACCCAGTGTCTCCTGGCCGCTTATTCTGGTCAGTCTGTTCCTTTCCCCAGCTCGCTGTCGCTTTGTCTGTCTGTCGGCTCGCCTGTCTCCTCACCGGGGTCCTTGGCCAGAGACTCTGAGTCTCCCAGGCCTTGGGCCTTCATGGCCTAGGGACCCTCCCTGATGGCTCTTCTTTCCCCGCAGGCATCACGGGCAGCTACACAGTGTCGGAGACCCACTTCTTCAGCCCGGTCCACCTGCACTCGGGCCTGGTGTGGACAGCGGAGGCCCCCGCCAACACGGCTCcggagcagagaaggaaggagcagcGGGTGAGTGTCGAGCCCTGGCCGGCCCCCCAGGCCTGGCGGAAGTCTGGCCCCCCCTTAGGACCACAGGTTGCTTGAGGGAGCCTCCGGTGTGACCTGGGTTGAAGCCGGCCTCCCTCACTGCCCTGTGGGAggctgtgcctcagtctcccccgCCTGGAAGTGCAGCAGACTGGGTACAGAGGGTGTCTCCACACACCCAGGCTTCCCCCGCCAGGGGCCGCCTACGCACGGGCCCCAGGTCCGTTTACAGGAGGGGGGATGAGAGGTAGGCCCTGTGTCCGCCGCAGTGGTCTCAAGGCATCGCCCTCCGAGGGCTGAGGCCATGGCCTCCCTGGGCGGGATCTCTGGCCTGCGGAGAACACCACCAGCTCTAGCCCCCACCGAGGCTCACAGCCTGGTCCCACAGTCCGGGCTCCAGTCCCGGTCCTGCCCCTTGCTGGCGCCAGACCCTGGGCCAACCCTCACCCCTCTCGGAACCGCGGGCTCCCTGCTGTAAAGTGCACAGGACGGTCAGAAGGTCCCCCTGTGAGCCTGGGCACGGGGCCTGAGCATGACGGCTCAGCTGACCGTGACCGTCTTCATCACGATGGCCACGTTTGCAGAGAGAAAAGGGTTGGGAATGAGGCTTCAGGCCATCCCTGAGGGGAGTGCATGGCACACCGCACTGAGTTTGGGGTGGTGGCGGGCACTCGCGGGACCGTGCCATCCGCGGGCTCTGGGGGGGGCGTGGGGCCAAGGCTGATGCGTGTCCCCTTCCTGCAGTATGCCGGCATCAGCGCCTCAGACCGCATCGACTCGGAGGTGAGTGTGCCTCTGGGGTCAGGGCCCCTGCCTGGGGCGTGCAGCCTTTCTTCTGCACGCGGGTCCTCCGTGGCTGCCTGGGGTGGGCTTTACTGGGACCTGCTTTGGGGGCCGTGGGCACAGAGCGTGAGCGAGCTCTACGTGCCACCCCTTTACCCCACCGTGGGTCGGGCCGGAGACAAAGGCATGTTCTCTGAGAGAGGGACTCCTCGGAGACGGCCCGTCTGTGGATTTGTGGGATCGGTGTTTGCACCGGGTCCAGAATGGCAGAGCCCAGCAGCTGAGCTGCTGTGGGTCTCAGCGTGGGTTAGCACATTCCTTGGCTCTGTTCCCAGAGGTAGAGGGTCTGACACGGAGGAGGGGAGTGGGCCTGCGTTGCTCTGCTCTAGATCCCTCCTCCAAGCTGGAGTGGGGAAAGACTTCTGGGGGTTCGGGATCCCAATGGAGACTCCCTGTCTCCTCGTACAGGTCCTAGAAGCCACGCGGGTGACCCACCACAAGAGTACCATGGCGAGGCGCTGGGAAGCGGGCATCTATGCCAGCGAGAGCCAGGACTGAGCAGGGGACAAGACGCCCTTGCCCGCACCCTGCCCGTGGGCGCTGCTGGGACCGTCCCCGGAGCCCCTGCCCCTCAGGACATAGGTCCCTGTGGGAACCCACCACTGGTCGACCACGGGTCCCGAGCTGCCAGTCCAAGGGTGGCTGTGTTTTCAGATGGAgggttttccttcctgtttttatCGTCCTGGAGCAGTTGCTCTGCTTTCTGTATCTAAAGCTGGGGATGAAGTGGGACCTGTGTCCATGGTGCTTCTCAGACCGAACCCCCGGGTCCAGAAGGGGAGGACAGCAGCCCCTGGTGCCGATGTGAGTGTCCCTGCTCGTCCATGGCAGTGGGGCTGGTGAGGAGGGAGACCTGGGTCCTGGCCCCTCGGGAGCTGCGGGTCTGAGGGGGGAGCACCCAGTCTGAGGGTCTTTGTGCCACCCACCCTGAGCCCCAGACCCGCCACTTGCCCAGCAAGATGTGGACGTCATGGGGCCCCGAGGGGAGGGCCCCGCACCTGGTGGAGAGAAGGGCTGTCTGCCACGTACCCCAAATGCCGGAGCCAGCCCACTGTGGACGGATGCCCGGGCGGGCCAGCCGGCCTGTCCCGAGCCCCCCAGCCTCAGTGCGAGCCGGTCCCTTGCCTGGCTGGCCCCCCCAGCATCAGCCACGATGCCAGCCGCATGCACGGCAGGTGTGAGCCGCCCAGCACCAGGGGATGGTGCAGGGGTGCGGCTCTGGCTCTGTGGTGCGGGGCTCACTCCTGGGACATGGTCATTCTGGGCGAGGCTGTGGATGCCAGGccccagtcccagctctgctgcgGCCCTCTGCGTGGCCTCGGGGCTCCCCGGCTGCCCCTCCACACCCCGGGAGAGCGAGGGGACCCGGCTCCCAGCCCGCTCCCCGCCTCAGCCTCCAGGCCTCTCCCACCACTGCTCTGCGCTGCTGCTGGGGAACCGAGGCAGCTGTTTGACAAGATCCAGCCTCAGACGGCTCACGCGGGAGGGTGAGGGCCTGGGGTAGCCGGGCAGGAGCAGGACTGTGGTGGctcccccagggcagggctgtctgagggagaggcagggtctGTGTCCGCAGGAATTGCCTGAGCCGTGCAGGGTGCGCCTCACTGACCAGAGCTTCCTCTGGGACTCCCCGCCATTTCCTGTCCTATCAGCGCACCAGTGCCAGTAAGgcctgtccctccttccccaaccTCTCACACcgattctctcacagttctgggctTGGGAGTCCTAAAACCCCAGTGCGGGCAGGGCTAGTGCCCCCTGGGGTCCCAGGGAGACCCGGCTCCCGCCCTTTCCTGGCCCACACCCCCCCATCCTCCCCGCAAGCAGCACGGGGTCTGCCCGTCTCCAGGACCCCCGTATTCTGCCTCCCTCTCGTGAGAATCTGGTGAGGACGCCGGGTGCCCCGGGAACGCAAGGTCACTCCCACCTCAGGGCACCCTCTGCCGCAGGAGGTGGCATATCCCAGGACCAGGATGGGGACGTCTATGGGACTGTTACTCTGCACACCACACAGTCTCCTGGTCCCCCTCTTCAGCTAACCTTCCTTTGCCTCTGCTCAGGGCTGCCCGGGACTGTTGCACAGGTCGTGTACAAGGCACCCAGCTGAGGTGCAGAAGGACTGGGCTCCCCTGTGACCCCTTCTGTCACCCCTCCCAATCCTGCCACACCTCTTTGCATATGGGTCGTGTCCCGAGGGGCATATTCATGAGTCATCTGGGTTCGAAGACACCCTCCCCCGCCATTGTCCCAGGATTGGGACCGTCCCATGATGGGATCAGCTCTTGTGGTCTCAGTAGACTGTCCTCGGGGCCCAGAATGTCTCCAGCCCTGTGGCCTGTGAAGGTTCCCCCAAAACACAGAGCGACTGCAGCGCAGGAACGACTCCCGCAACTCCGTCTTCCTCTGTCCCCCGCACGCTCCTCTCTGCCCTTGGTCCCCGCTTTGTCCGGTGGGCACCGCAGCAGCCCTCAGAAACAGGAAGCAGCTTCCCCAGCCTGAGTCTGAAAGGGGCCCTTGTGGTCTGGCCCTACTGTCTGGGGGAGAAGGGGCCGGCAGGTCACATCCACAGGGCCACCCGCCTGTCACCCAGACCGGGCTCTGAGGCACAGGGGCCACGTGACATccacccccaggccccccagtTCTGGGCTCTGCAACCCACGCAGCTCTGTCGTGTGCCAGTCTGTCCCCAGAGGGGCTCAGTTGGGGGCACCGGATCTGGAGCCCCGGGGCCTGTGCCGTTCGAGGTGCTGGGTCTGTTTTGGCCGCTGGGGTGCCTGCCGGCTGCTGCCAAGAACAAGGAACAGTGTTTCCTGCacgacccccacccccgccgggcCACCAGGTGGAGGGAAGACTTGCATGTCCCGTGGGCACATGAGGGCCCCGTCCCCTCGCACCTGTAAGGGTCCCTGGGTGTGGACAGGGGAGCAGACAGATCAGTCACAGGA is part of the Mustela nigripes isolate SB6536 chromosome 2, MUSNIG.SB6536, whole genome shotgun sequence genome and encodes:
- the MISP gene encoding mitotic interactor and substrate of PLK1; the encoded protein is MDRVTRYPIFSIARSPRLAGLDPGGDTSYTSEVVDVGPEASGWSQDKPQAWPTEARLNAARTGASSSPRAFAGRSSPWTLWQEGHKDEEAKACHLDARDAQPRRPGDLEQERWVVIQGQALRKSSTVATLHGAPGPPDPSSPQAQPGPPEESAVDREQIDFLAARRQFLSLEQACTGGPLHPVAPVAPARAPPGGGQAPRASTGPLRGSLCAVPPHPQEREVLPPEKRVGGLPAASGVQPAHDAASLAQAGSPQLPKETPIEREIRLAQEREADLREQRGLQRASSQQELVEIPTRPLLLTSVNLTAAPRRERGRPSLYVQRDLAQRTRREEDHRRREVSAPMQSGLRRAFSSDSILDLASAGGAADPGPRVRKVNRIPADAYEPFLRAGSRGVPAVQARAQPRGFSADEAGAAGSVGAAGSPRRPLEAPGTALGTQREYPRAPQGRGLAPGGVVRWEYFHLSPLRFRVPDVPPRAEGPGGRGWEAGDTPAPGRPRPPSSELLEREVESVLRREREAAAERRTALFPEVFSPPPVHDDDQDSGSSSAASGITGSYTVSETHFFSPVHLHSGLVWTAEAPANTAPEQRRKEQRYAGISASDRIDSEVLEATRVTHHKSTMARRWEAGIYASESQD